Proteins from a genomic interval of Lycium ferocissimum isolate CSIRO_LF1 chromosome 2, AGI_CSIRO_Lferr_CH_V1, whole genome shotgun sequence:
- the LOC132046939 gene encoding uncharacterized protein LOC132046939 isoform X4 encodes MAKEQSRLCCLINRYLRPYTENGSASLTKELEKQLLIALSQVYTEIKRWIKEYESDDSFDMEGNSVGGGRRMTELHADNHHCLTNVFEMVVVAKENPYIHHLVGNILAAVSDFLVESESCWGEYINLLYLCVKISIANDLSSMGHTMEVKDLSGDPTPSPLLKLSLKSASWSTAAVIMRVLHNILKQLNRDVVDQIFNIFLEATTSFVSNMPWDLLSEVYHAQGDSNPDLLQTLEAKPKSILMFQGYLLRLFCSLVKSGWTDIAVSSSAEHPFIFEIKNLLPRLLSSCLSNGQRSDNVAISQYHKHKMLILMIRLSNQIHLDYSIVISWLGLIHTYFQDVLLQPMDGQDFGLDKYLEGSPFGVMTFDMGKKGISSKHLQRLSIFLFLKCSSSLLNMKETIDQHYACKDLKSCSSFDLYPKLCSRRKALLELHEWLRELLPGDSFIDHDMNSEECMDFVSSLLQLYMQEDDILFEMLLQMLCLPFYSEKFTDEVALSDDELRQFSLISHLFHPIHFFHLFLAGIHYDHQVLLDYLISKYTGASSAEYLLRCLRKVCDSWNIFVEFSWSGKSRSRKRKKISTDDYNSRGEISVVPSSVSGVIVPLESKSKKAYGRRDEDYVTQISPFECARNCLFSLKASIESLHQKKLFPYNPQVLLRRLTQFQEFCGDDEP; translated from the exons ATGGCGAAGGAACAGTCACGCTTGTGTTGTCTAATTAACCGTTACCTCCGTCCTTATACT GAAAATGGGTCTGCTTCATTAACCAAAGAACTGGAGAAACAACTTTTAATTGCTCTTTCACAG GTTTATACAGAAATTAAGCGGTGGATTAAGGAATATGAGTCCGATGACAGCTTT GATATGGAGGGAAATTCTGTTGGTGGAGGTCGAAGAATGACTGAGTTACATGCTGATAATCATCATTGTTTAACTAATGTTTTTGAG ATGGTTGTGGTTGCAAAGGAGAATCCATATATCCATCACCTAGTTGGCAATATCTTGGCGGCTGTTTCTGATTTTTTGGTTGAATCT GAAAGCTGTTGGGGTGAATATATCAATTTACTGTATCTTTGCGTGAAAATTTCAATTGCTAATGATCTTTCTTCCATGGGACATACAATGGAGGTCAAAGACTTGAGTGGGGATCCAACACCTTCTCCTTTATTGAAGCTCAGTCTGAAAAGTGCAAGTTGGTCGACGGCAGCTGTTATCATGAGAGTTCTACACAATATACTGAAACAGTTGAATCGGGATGTTGTTGATCAaattttcaacattttcttggAGGCTACCACTTCTTTTGTCTCAAATATGCCTTGGGATTTGCTTTCAGAGGTTTACCATGCTCAAGGGGACTCCAATCCAGATTTGCTTCAAACGCTAGAAGCAAAACCGAAGTCGATACTAATGTTTCAGGGATATCTTCTCCGATTATTCTGTTCATTGGTTAAAAGTGGTTGGACAGACATTGCTGTCAGCTCTTCAGCGGAGCATccatttatttttgaaataaaaaaccTGCTTCCAAGACTTCTGTCATCATGCCTTAGTAATGGACAGCGCTCTGATAATGTTGCGATCTCTcaatatcataaacataagatGTTG ATACTCATGATTCGACTTAGTAACCAAATCCATTTGGACTACTCAATTGTGATTTCATGGTTGGGGCTTATCCACACGTACTTTCAAGATGTACTGTTGCAACCTATGGATGGGCAGGACTTTGGTCTAGATAAATATCTTGAAGGTTCTCCATTTGGTGTAATGACATTTGATATGGGGAAAAAAGGGATTTCATCGAAGCATTTACAAAGGCTGTCCATTTTCCTTTTCCTCAAATGTTCCTCTAGTTTGCTGAACATGAAAGAGACGATTGATCAACATTATGCATGTAAAGATCTTAAGTCTTGCTCAAGCTTTGACCTGTATCCTAAGTTATGCAGTAGAAGGAAAGCTTTGCTAGAGCTCCACGAATGGCTCAGAGAGCTTCTCCCTGGTGATAGTTTTATTGACCATGATATGAACTCTGAGGAATGCATGGACTTTGTCTCATCCTTGTTGCAGCTCTATATGCAAGAG GATGATATTCTGTTTGAAATGCTCTTGCAAATGCTTTGCTTGCCATTTTACTCTGAAAA GTTTACTGATGAAGTGGCTTTGTCAGATGATGAACTGAGACAGTTTTCTCTGATCTCACACCTTTTTCACCCAATACATTTCTTTCACCTCTTCCTGGCTGGA ATACACTATGATCATCAAGTTCTTCTTGATTATCTTATCTCAAAATACACAGGAGCTAGTTCTGCTGAATATCTTTTGAG GTGTCTGCGTAAGGTATGTGATTCATGGAACATATTTGTCGAATTTTCATGGAGCGGAAAATCTCGAagcagaaagagaaagaagattTCAACGGATGATTATAACTCTAGGGGAGAGATATCTGTTGTGCCAAGTTCTGTTAGTGGAGTTATTGTACCACTTGAAAGCAAAAGCAAGAAAGCCTATGGACGTCGTGATGAGGACTACGTTACTCAGATATCACCATTTGAGTGTGCAAGGAACTGCCTTTTTTCACTTAAAGCATCTATTGAAAGCCTTCACCAAAAGAAGCTGTTTCCTTATAATCCACAAGTGCTACTACGTCG TTTGACGCAATTTCAGGAGTTCTGTGGAGATGACGAACCATAG
- the LOC132046939 gene encoding uncharacterized protein LOC132046939 isoform X1 codes for MAKEQSRLCCLINRYLRPYTENGSASLTKELEKQLLIALSQVYTEIKRWIKEYESDDSFQDMEGNSVGGGRRMTELHADNHHCLTNVFEVLMVVVAKENPYIHHLVGNILAAVSDFLVESESCWGEYINLLYLCVKISIANDLSSMGHTMEVKDLSGDPTPSPLLKLSLKSASWSTAAVIMRVLHNILKQLNRDVVDQIFNIFLEATTSFVSNMPWDLLSEVYHAQGDSNPDLLQTLEAKPKSILMFQGYLLRLFCSLVKSGWTDIAVSSSAEHPFIFEIKNLLPRLLSSCLSNGQRSDNVAISQYHKHKMLILMIRLSNQIHLDYSIVISWLGLIHTYFQDVLLQPMDGQDFGLDKYLEGSPFGVMTFDMGKKGISSKHLQRLSIFLFLKCSSSLLNMKETIDQHYACKDLKSCSSFDLYPKLCSRRKALLELHEWLRELLPGDSFIDHDMNSEECMDFVSSLLQLYMQEDDILFEMLLQMLCLPFYSEKFTDEVALSDDELRQFSLISHLFHPIHFFHLFLAGIHYDHQVLLDYLISKYTGASSAEYLLRCLRKVCDSWNIFVEFSWSGKSRSRKRKKISTDDYNSRGEISVVPSSVSGVIVPLESKSKKAYGRRDEDYVTQISPFECARNCLFSLKASIESLHQKKLFPYNPQVLLRRLTQFQEFCGDDEP; via the exons ATGGCGAAGGAACAGTCACGCTTGTGTTGTCTAATTAACCGTTACCTCCGTCCTTATACT GAAAATGGGTCTGCTTCATTAACCAAAGAACTGGAGAAACAACTTTTAATTGCTCTTTCACAG GTTTATACAGAAATTAAGCGGTGGATTAAGGAATATGAGTCCGATGACAGCTTT CAGGATATGGAGGGAAATTCTGTTGGTGGAGGTCGAAGAATGACTGAGTTACATGCTGATAATCATCATTGTTTAACTAATGTTTTTGAGGTCTTG ATGGTTGTGGTTGCAAAGGAGAATCCATATATCCATCACCTAGTTGGCAATATCTTGGCGGCTGTTTCTGATTTTTTGGTTGAATCT GAAAGCTGTTGGGGTGAATATATCAATTTACTGTATCTTTGCGTGAAAATTTCAATTGCTAATGATCTTTCTTCCATGGGACATACAATGGAGGTCAAAGACTTGAGTGGGGATCCAACACCTTCTCCTTTATTGAAGCTCAGTCTGAAAAGTGCAAGTTGGTCGACGGCAGCTGTTATCATGAGAGTTCTACACAATATACTGAAACAGTTGAATCGGGATGTTGTTGATCAaattttcaacattttcttggAGGCTACCACTTCTTTTGTCTCAAATATGCCTTGGGATTTGCTTTCAGAGGTTTACCATGCTCAAGGGGACTCCAATCCAGATTTGCTTCAAACGCTAGAAGCAAAACCGAAGTCGATACTAATGTTTCAGGGATATCTTCTCCGATTATTCTGTTCATTGGTTAAAAGTGGTTGGACAGACATTGCTGTCAGCTCTTCAGCGGAGCATccatttatttttgaaataaaaaaccTGCTTCCAAGACTTCTGTCATCATGCCTTAGTAATGGACAGCGCTCTGATAATGTTGCGATCTCTcaatatcataaacataagatGTTG ATACTCATGATTCGACTTAGTAACCAAATCCATTTGGACTACTCAATTGTGATTTCATGGTTGGGGCTTATCCACACGTACTTTCAAGATGTACTGTTGCAACCTATGGATGGGCAGGACTTTGGTCTAGATAAATATCTTGAAGGTTCTCCATTTGGTGTAATGACATTTGATATGGGGAAAAAAGGGATTTCATCGAAGCATTTACAAAGGCTGTCCATTTTCCTTTTCCTCAAATGTTCCTCTAGTTTGCTGAACATGAAAGAGACGATTGATCAACATTATGCATGTAAAGATCTTAAGTCTTGCTCAAGCTTTGACCTGTATCCTAAGTTATGCAGTAGAAGGAAAGCTTTGCTAGAGCTCCACGAATGGCTCAGAGAGCTTCTCCCTGGTGATAGTTTTATTGACCATGATATGAACTCTGAGGAATGCATGGACTTTGTCTCATCCTTGTTGCAGCTCTATATGCAAGAG GATGATATTCTGTTTGAAATGCTCTTGCAAATGCTTTGCTTGCCATTTTACTCTGAAAA GTTTACTGATGAAGTGGCTTTGTCAGATGATGAACTGAGACAGTTTTCTCTGATCTCACACCTTTTTCACCCAATACATTTCTTTCACCTCTTCCTGGCTGGA ATACACTATGATCATCAAGTTCTTCTTGATTATCTTATCTCAAAATACACAGGAGCTAGTTCTGCTGAATATCTTTTGAG GTGTCTGCGTAAGGTATGTGATTCATGGAACATATTTGTCGAATTTTCATGGAGCGGAAAATCTCGAagcagaaagagaaagaagattTCAACGGATGATTATAACTCTAGGGGAGAGATATCTGTTGTGCCAAGTTCTGTTAGTGGAGTTATTGTACCACTTGAAAGCAAAAGCAAGAAAGCCTATGGACGTCGTGATGAGGACTACGTTACTCAGATATCACCATTTGAGTGTGCAAGGAACTGCCTTTTTTCACTTAAAGCATCTATTGAAAGCCTTCACCAAAAGAAGCTGTTTCCTTATAATCCACAAGTGCTACTACGTCG TTTGACGCAATTTCAGGAGTTCTGTGGAGATGACGAACCATAG
- the LOC132046939 gene encoding uncharacterized protein LOC132046939 isoform X3, with protein MAKEQSRLCCLINRYLRPYTENGSASLTKELEKQLLIALSQVYTEIKRWIKEYESDDSFQDMEGNSVGGGRRMTELHADNHHCLTNVFEMVVVAKENPYIHHLVGNILAAVSDFLVESESCWGEYINLLYLCVKISIANDLSSMGHTMEVKDLSGDPTPSPLLKLSLKSASWSTAAVIMRVLHNILKQLNRDVVDQIFNIFLEATTSFVSNMPWDLLSEVYHAQGDSNPDLLQTLEAKPKSILMFQGYLLRLFCSLVKSGWTDIAVSSSAEHPFIFEIKNLLPRLLSSCLSNGQRSDNVAISQYHKHKMLILMIRLSNQIHLDYSIVISWLGLIHTYFQDVLLQPMDGQDFGLDKYLEGSPFGVMTFDMGKKGISSKHLQRLSIFLFLKCSSSLLNMKETIDQHYACKDLKSCSSFDLYPKLCSRRKALLELHEWLRELLPGDSFIDHDMNSEECMDFVSSLLQLYMQEDDILFEMLLQMLCLPFYSEKFTDEVALSDDELRQFSLISHLFHPIHFFHLFLAGIHYDHQVLLDYLISKYTGASSAEYLLRCLRKVCDSWNIFVEFSWSGKSRSRKRKKISTDDYNSRGEISVVPSSVSGVIVPLESKSKKAYGRRDEDYVTQISPFECARNCLFSLKASIESLHQKKLFPYNPQVLLRRLTQFQEFCGDDEP; from the exons ATGGCGAAGGAACAGTCACGCTTGTGTTGTCTAATTAACCGTTACCTCCGTCCTTATACT GAAAATGGGTCTGCTTCATTAACCAAAGAACTGGAGAAACAACTTTTAATTGCTCTTTCACAG GTTTATACAGAAATTAAGCGGTGGATTAAGGAATATGAGTCCGATGACAGCTTT CAGGATATGGAGGGAAATTCTGTTGGTGGAGGTCGAAGAATGACTGAGTTACATGCTGATAATCATCATTGTTTAACTAATGTTTTTGAG ATGGTTGTGGTTGCAAAGGAGAATCCATATATCCATCACCTAGTTGGCAATATCTTGGCGGCTGTTTCTGATTTTTTGGTTGAATCT GAAAGCTGTTGGGGTGAATATATCAATTTACTGTATCTTTGCGTGAAAATTTCAATTGCTAATGATCTTTCTTCCATGGGACATACAATGGAGGTCAAAGACTTGAGTGGGGATCCAACACCTTCTCCTTTATTGAAGCTCAGTCTGAAAAGTGCAAGTTGGTCGACGGCAGCTGTTATCATGAGAGTTCTACACAATATACTGAAACAGTTGAATCGGGATGTTGTTGATCAaattttcaacattttcttggAGGCTACCACTTCTTTTGTCTCAAATATGCCTTGGGATTTGCTTTCAGAGGTTTACCATGCTCAAGGGGACTCCAATCCAGATTTGCTTCAAACGCTAGAAGCAAAACCGAAGTCGATACTAATGTTTCAGGGATATCTTCTCCGATTATTCTGTTCATTGGTTAAAAGTGGTTGGACAGACATTGCTGTCAGCTCTTCAGCGGAGCATccatttatttttgaaataaaaaaccTGCTTCCAAGACTTCTGTCATCATGCCTTAGTAATGGACAGCGCTCTGATAATGTTGCGATCTCTcaatatcataaacataagatGTTG ATACTCATGATTCGACTTAGTAACCAAATCCATTTGGACTACTCAATTGTGATTTCATGGTTGGGGCTTATCCACACGTACTTTCAAGATGTACTGTTGCAACCTATGGATGGGCAGGACTTTGGTCTAGATAAATATCTTGAAGGTTCTCCATTTGGTGTAATGACATTTGATATGGGGAAAAAAGGGATTTCATCGAAGCATTTACAAAGGCTGTCCATTTTCCTTTTCCTCAAATGTTCCTCTAGTTTGCTGAACATGAAAGAGACGATTGATCAACATTATGCATGTAAAGATCTTAAGTCTTGCTCAAGCTTTGACCTGTATCCTAAGTTATGCAGTAGAAGGAAAGCTTTGCTAGAGCTCCACGAATGGCTCAGAGAGCTTCTCCCTGGTGATAGTTTTATTGACCATGATATGAACTCTGAGGAATGCATGGACTTTGTCTCATCCTTGTTGCAGCTCTATATGCAAGAG GATGATATTCTGTTTGAAATGCTCTTGCAAATGCTTTGCTTGCCATTTTACTCTGAAAA GTTTACTGATGAAGTGGCTTTGTCAGATGATGAACTGAGACAGTTTTCTCTGATCTCACACCTTTTTCACCCAATACATTTCTTTCACCTCTTCCTGGCTGGA ATACACTATGATCATCAAGTTCTTCTTGATTATCTTATCTCAAAATACACAGGAGCTAGTTCTGCTGAATATCTTTTGAG GTGTCTGCGTAAGGTATGTGATTCATGGAACATATTTGTCGAATTTTCATGGAGCGGAAAATCTCGAagcagaaagagaaagaagattTCAACGGATGATTATAACTCTAGGGGAGAGATATCTGTTGTGCCAAGTTCTGTTAGTGGAGTTATTGTACCACTTGAAAGCAAAAGCAAGAAAGCCTATGGACGTCGTGATGAGGACTACGTTACTCAGATATCACCATTTGAGTGTGCAAGGAACTGCCTTTTTTCACTTAAAGCATCTATTGAAAGCCTTCACCAAAAGAAGCTGTTTCCTTATAATCCACAAGTGCTACTACGTCG TTTGACGCAATTTCAGGAGTTCTGTGGAGATGACGAACCATAG
- the LOC132046939 gene encoding uncharacterized protein LOC132046939 isoform X2 produces the protein MAKEQSRLCCLINRYLRPYTENGSASLTKELEKQLLIALSQVYTEIKRWIKEYESDDSFDMEGNSVGGGRRMTELHADNHHCLTNVFEVLMVVVAKENPYIHHLVGNILAAVSDFLVESESCWGEYINLLYLCVKISIANDLSSMGHTMEVKDLSGDPTPSPLLKLSLKSASWSTAAVIMRVLHNILKQLNRDVVDQIFNIFLEATTSFVSNMPWDLLSEVYHAQGDSNPDLLQTLEAKPKSILMFQGYLLRLFCSLVKSGWTDIAVSSSAEHPFIFEIKNLLPRLLSSCLSNGQRSDNVAISQYHKHKMLILMIRLSNQIHLDYSIVISWLGLIHTYFQDVLLQPMDGQDFGLDKYLEGSPFGVMTFDMGKKGISSKHLQRLSIFLFLKCSSSLLNMKETIDQHYACKDLKSCSSFDLYPKLCSRRKALLELHEWLRELLPGDSFIDHDMNSEECMDFVSSLLQLYMQEDDILFEMLLQMLCLPFYSEKFTDEVALSDDELRQFSLISHLFHPIHFFHLFLAGIHYDHQVLLDYLISKYTGASSAEYLLRCLRKVCDSWNIFVEFSWSGKSRSRKRKKISTDDYNSRGEISVVPSSVSGVIVPLESKSKKAYGRRDEDYVTQISPFECARNCLFSLKASIESLHQKKLFPYNPQVLLRRLTQFQEFCGDDEP, from the exons ATGGCGAAGGAACAGTCACGCTTGTGTTGTCTAATTAACCGTTACCTCCGTCCTTATACT GAAAATGGGTCTGCTTCATTAACCAAAGAACTGGAGAAACAACTTTTAATTGCTCTTTCACAG GTTTATACAGAAATTAAGCGGTGGATTAAGGAATATGAGTCCGATGACAGCTTT GATATGGAGGGAAATTCTGTTGGTGGAGGTCGAAGAATGACTGAGTTACATGCTGATAATCATCATTGTTTAACTAATGTTTTTGAGGTCTTG ATGGTTGTGGTTGCAAAGGAGAATCCATATATCCATCACCTAGTTGGCAATATCTTGGCGGCTGTTTCTGATTTTTTGGTTGAATCT GAAAGCTGTTGGGGTGAATATATCAATTTACTGTATCTTTGCGTGAAAATTTCAATTGCTAATGATCTTTCTTCCATGGGACATACAATGGAGGTCAAAGACTTGAGTGGGGATCCAACACCTTCTCCTTTATTGAAGCTCAGTCTGAAAAGTGCAAGTTGGTCGACGGCAGCTGTTATCATGAGAGTTCTACACAATATACTGAAACAGTTGAATCGGGATGTTGTTGATCAaattttcaacattttcttggAGGCTACCACTTCTTTTGTCTCAAATATGCCTTGGGATTTGCTTTCAGAGGTTTACCATGCTCAAGGGGACTCCAATCCAGATTTGCTTCAAACGCTAGAAGCAAAACCGAAGTCGATACTAATGTTTCAGGGATATCTTCTCCGATTATTCTGTTCATTGGTTAAAAGTGGTTGGACAGACATTGCTGTCAGCTCTTCAGCGGAGCATccatttatttttgaaataaaaaaccTGCTTCCAAGACTTCTGTCATCATGCCTTAGTAATGGACAGCGCTCTGATAATGTTGCGATCTCTcaatatcataaacataagatGTTG ATACTCATGATTCGACTTAGTAACCAAATCCATTTGGACTACTCAATTGTGATTTCATGGTTGGGGCTTATCCACACGTACTTTCAAGATGTACTGTTGCAACCTATGGATGGGCAGGACTTTGGTCTAGATAAATATCTTGAAGGTTCTCCATTTGGTGTAATGACATTTGATATGGGGAAAAAAGGGATTTCATCGAAGCATTTACAAAGGCTGTCCATTTTCCTTTTCCTCAAATGTTCCTCTAGTTTGCTGAACATGAAAGAGACGATTGATCAACATTATGCATGTAAAGATCTTAAGTCTTGCTCAAGCTTTGACCTGTATCCTAAGTTATGCAGTAGAAGGAAAGCTTTGCTAGAGCTCCACGAATGGCTCAGAGAGCTTCTCCCTGGTGATAGTTTTATTGACCATGATATGAACTCTGAGGAATGCATGGACTTTGTCTCATCCTTGTTGCAGCTCTATATGCAAGAG GATGATATTCTGTTTGAAATGCTCTTGCAAATGCTTTGCTTGCCATTTTACTCTGAAAA GTTTACTGATGAAGTGGCTTTGTCAGATGATGAACTGAGACAGTTTTCTCTGATCTCACACCTTTTTCACCCAATACATTTCTTTCACCTCTTCCTGGCTGGA ATACACTATGATCATCAAGTTCTTCTTGATTATCTTATCTCAAAATACACAGGAGCTAGTTCTGCTGAATATCTTTTGAG GTGTCTGCGTAAGGTATGTGATTCATGGAACATATTTGTCGAATTTTCATGGAGCGGAAAATCTCGAagcagaaagagaaagaagattTCAACGGATGATTATAACTCTAGGGGAGAGATATCTGTTGTGCCAAGTTCTGTTAGTGGAGTTATTGTACCACTTGAAAGCAAAAGCAAGAAAGCCTATGGACGTCGTGATGAGGACTACGTTACTCAGATATCACCATTTGAGTGTGCAAGGAACTGCCTTTTTTCACTTAAAGCATCTATTGAAAGCCTTCACCAAAAGAAGCTGTTTCCTTATAATCCACAAGTGCTACTACGTCG TTTGACGCAATTTCAGGAGTTCTGTGGAGATGACGAACCATAG
- the LOC132046939 gene encoding uncharacterized protein LOC132046939 isoform X5 — MAKEQSRLCCLINRYLRPYTENGSASLTKELEKQLLIALSQVYTEIKRWIKEYESDDSFQDMEGNSVGGGRRMTELHADNHHCLTNVFEVLMVVVAKENPYIHHLVGNILAAVSDFLVESVKDLSGDPTPSPLLKLSLKSASWSTAAVIMRVLHNILKQLNRDVVDQIFNIFLEATTSFVSNMPWDLLSEVYHAQGDSNPDLLQTLEAKPKSILMFQGYLLRLFCSLVKSGWTDIAVSSSAEHPFIFEIKNLLPRLLSSCLSNGQRSDNVAISQYHKHKMLILMIRLSNQIHLDYSIVISWLGLIHTYFQDVLLQPMDGQDFGLDKYLEGSPFGVMTFDMGKKGISSKHLQRLSIFLFLKCSSSLLNMKETIDQHYACKDLKSCSSFDLYPKLCSRRKALLELHEWLRELLPGDSFIDHDMNSEECMDFVSSLLQLYMQEDDILFEMLLQMLCLPFYSEKFTDEVALSDDELRQFSLISHLFHPIHFFHLFLAGIHYDHQVLLDYLISKYTGASSAEYLLRCLRKVCDSWNIFVEFSWSGKSRSRKRKKISTDDYNSRGEISVVPSSVSGVIVPLESKSKKAYGRRDEDYVTQISPFECARNCLFSLKASIESLHQKKLFPYNPQVLLRRLTQFQEFCGDDEP, encoded by the exons ATGGCGAAGGAACAGTCACGCTTGTGTTGTCTAATTAACCGTTACCTCCGTCCTTATACT GAAAATGGGTCTGCTTCATTAACCAAAGAACTGGAGAAACAACTTTTAATTGCTCTTTCACAG GTTTATACAGAAATTAAGCGGTGGATTAAGGAATATGAGTCCGATGACAGCTTT CAGGATATGGAGGGAAATTCTGTTGGTGGAGGTCGAAGAATGACTGAGTTACATGCTGATAATCATCATTGTTTAACTAATGTTTTTGAGGTCTTG ATGGTTGTGGTTGCAAAGGAGAATCCATATATCCATCACCTAGTTGGCAATATCTTGGCGGCTGTTTCTGATTTTTTGGTTGAATCT GTCAAAGACTTGAGTGGGGATCCAACACCTTCTCCTTTATTGAAGCTCAGTCTGAAAAGTGCAAGTTGGTCGACGGCAGCTGTTATCATGAGAGTTCTACACAATATACTGAAACAGTTGAATCGGGATGTTGTTGATCAaattttcaacattttcttggAGGCTACCACTTCTTTTGTCTCAAATATGCCTTGGGATTTGCTTTCAGAGGTTTACCATGCTCAAGGGGACTCCAATCCAGATTTGCTTCAAACGCTAGAAGCAAAACCGAAGTCGATACTAATGTTTCAGGGATATCTTCTCCGATTATTCTGTTCATTGGTTAAAAGTGGTTGGACAGACATTGCTGTCAGCTCTTCAGCGGAGCATccatttatttttgaaataaaaaaccTGCTTCCAAGACTTCTGTCATCATGCCTTAGTAATGGACAGCGCTCTGATAATGTTGCGATCTCTcaatatcataaacataagatGTTG ATACTCATGATTCGACTTAGTAACCAAATCCATTTGGACTACTCAATTGTGATTTCATGGTTGGGGCTTATCCACACGTACTTTCAAGATGTACTGTTGCAACCTATGGATGGGCAGGACTTTGGTCTAGATAAATATCTTGAAGGTTCTCCATTTGGTGTAATGACATTTGATATGGGGAAAAAAGGGATTTCATCGAAGCATTTACAAAGGCTGTCCATTTTCCTTTTCCTCAAATGTTCCTCTAGTTTGCTGAACATGAAAGAGACGATTGATCAACATTATGCATGTAAAGATCTTAAGTCTTGCTCAAGCTTTGACCTGTATCCTAAGTTATGCAGTAGAAGGAAAGCTTTGCTAGAGCTCCACGAATGGCTCAGAGAGCTTCTCCCTGGTGATAGTTTTATTGACCATGATATGAACTCTGAGGAATGCATGGACTTTGTCTCATCCTTGTTGCAGCTCTATATGCAAGAG GATGATATTCTGTTTGAAATGCTCTTGCAAATGCTTTGCTTGCCATTTTACTCTGAAAA GTTTACTGATGAAGTGGCTTTGTCAGATGATGAACTGAGACAGTTTTCTCTGATCTCACACCTTTTTCACCCAATACATTTCTTTCACCTCTTCCTGGCTGGA ATACACTATGATCATCAAGTTCTTCTTGATTATCTTATCTCAAAATACACAGGAGCTAGTTCTGCTGAATATCTTTTGAG GTGTCTGCGTAAGGTATGTGATTCATGGAACATATTTGTCGAATTTTCATGGAGCGGAAAATCTCGAagcagaaagagaaagaagattTCAACGGATGATTATAACTCTAGGGGAGAGATATCTGTTGTGCCAAGTTCTGTTAGTGGAGTTATTGTACCACTTGAAAGCAAAAGCAAGAAAGCCTATGGACGTCGTGATGAGGACTACGTTACTCAGATATCACCATTTGAGTGTGCAAGGAACTGCCTTTTTTCACTTAAAGCATCTATTGAAAGCCTTCACCAAAAGAAGCTGTTTCCTTATAATCCACAAGTGCTACTACGTCG TTTGACGCAATTTCAGGAGTTCTGTGGAGATGACGAACCATAG